Within the Gloeobacter kilaueensis JS1 genome, the region AAACAATCATTCTCCCGTTCTTCCCGCCGACCTGCCGCTGTCCTCTCTGCTCAACCAGCTGACAAAATCCACTCAAGCCAGCCTTGCGACTTTAACAAAAGCAGCATCTGAATTTCAGAGTCAGAGATTGGATGAGGAGAATTGGAGTGCTATCTTGGCAAGTCAAAATCAACTTTCTCGGCAGTTGGGAGATATGTTGGCGCTGGCTGATCAAGATCAGCAAACATTAACGCGTCAGTTTAGGACTGAACTGAATCAGTTTGCTCAGCATCTGACAGAAAGCTGCAATCGCTTAAGCACGATCGCCAATACATCCCATGATTCTGATGACGCTCTTGCTGATCTGGAGCAAGACTTAGCCATTATCAAAGATAAACTCAATCACCTGCGCTCCACTGGAGAAATTAGCCAATACAGCACCGCCGAAACATTGCAATTCTTTCAATCGCTCCAGCTTCTCACCCAATTTATCCAGGGGTTGCGATCGTTGCAAAATCGACTCCTCCATAAACAGACTGTTGCTACCCACCATCAGCGAAGGAAATTATTGACCTTTCCGAAGCGCACGCCTATATCGATGAGGCGAGTGATTGAAATTGTGGGTTTGGGCATGGCGATCGGTATGATAATCGCGATTATTCACCATATCGATTTTCCCTATCCTTCTGCCTATGAGCAAGCGTCTAAAGTGATTACTGTTGCCCTAGTTATAACACTCGTTCAACCGACACGGGGACGGGCGATCGCGCTCAGTCTGGTTGCCGTCATTGGTTTTTGGCTCAGCCTTTTCTTGATCTATCTCCTGGGGATTTCCTTTGGCTATAATCCCATCACTGCCTGTGTGGTTTACTTTTTCATTTATGTTTGCTGTGCCACACTGGGATTTACCCCGATTGCTCGCGTGGGTGCCATTATTGCAGCCGATTGGCTCTCAAAAGACATTTTCCCTTTCTTTTATCAGGGACTGGCAGCGGTGGCAATTGCCATTCCCTGTGGCGTGTTGATTGCCTTATTGATTACAACCGTGTTCATGGGTGGCTCTGCTGCCAATGAATTAGAAAAGAGTTTTGCTCAAACCTTTAAGCAACTTGGACAACTGTACCAGTCTCTGTTGACAACGTATCTTCAAGGTGTAACCCCATCCCCAGAAACCACTCAACTAAAAGCAACCCTTGCAAAGACGCTTGCCCAACATCCAATGGGTTTAAAGATCGCGGGTCTTGAGGAAGGTTCAGGTGGATTGGCGACCAGGCATAAAAATCTGTGGAACTTCTTGCTGGGTTGCGAACAAACGCTTTTTGCCCAACTGGGAACGTTGGCAGATGAGTTGCAACAACCGATGCCAGATGCAATTCGACAACAGTATTCATCAGAACTCCAGGCGATCGCCCAACAAACGGTCAATGCGTTTGATCAACTATCGGCAATGATTACGGCTCCAATGCTCCTACAATCTTCTCAGACAGCATCCTTAGTCCAGAAAATTGAGTCGATTGAACAGCAGCTTTTGAGTCAACGGGTTGAAAGTCGCAGCTATCCCCTGGAGCAATTAATCGCGTTCAGTTCAGCCTTTATGACGATGAAAGCGATCGCCAGTAATCTGAACCAAATCAGCCATACGTTGCCGGTCTACTAAAGAAGGATATTGAATGGTGTCCAACTACTTCGTATCAAAGCATCACTCTTCGGGAAGGCAGCAAACCGCCAAATTTTGGGCTCATTAGGATGGGTTGGATTCTAGATAGGTAGAACACCACCCAGAGAGATTACCATAGAAATTCAGTCTAAGATGCATAACGGATAATGCACCCAAGGAGGTGAGATTGCCCGAGTTTCGTGGCTACCCTTAGTAGACTTGGAACCGAGGAGGAGTCCATACCACCTAAATCTCATCAGCAATACACCGACGAACAAAAACAACAGGCCATCCGGATCGCTCTCGAATCCGACAAATCAGTCTCCCAGGTCGCTCAAGACCCCGGTATCAGGCAGACCGCCCTCTGCCGCTCGTTGCGTATCCCATGAGCTAGACAGGGGCAGCATCATTCAGGATGTAATGAATGGGTCATGCTAAGCCCTCTTTTGATTTCTGCTGTGCGGCATACGCCTTGCCAGCCGACGTGAGCCGATATTTCTGCAAGCGGCTGTTTGGGCTATTGGGGATGGTCATTTCCACTAATCCCGTAGTCACTGCTCCCTGTTGATAGTTCTTACGAAAGTGCTTTTCGTCTTTTAGCCCGAGTACAGCCATGATTTCCCTCCGACTCATTTCGCCATTCAATACGGACAAGAGCCTAGCTACTTCGGGGGTGACTTCGGGGGTGACTTCGGGGGTGACTTCGGGGGTGACTTCCCCGATGGGGTTCTTGGATGTTAACCGCTGAATGACCACACGGAATTGGTTGGCGGCCACATCGTCAATCAGTTCAATTGCAGGCCAGTCATGCAAGGCGCGGGGGATGCCCGTACCCAGCCCGCGATAAGGCAGAATGTGTACAGCGTGTCCGGTGAGCGTCGGGTTGCGGCGGTTAGCGGCTCCATGGCGAATAGCTTCAGTATTCAAGCTGTCGGGCAAGTGGCCGGGACTGATGATTTCCACCCGGTCGGCAAATATCATCAAGCGGATCGAGGCGCTGGTGAAATAGTCACGGTGGATCAGCGCGTTGACCAGCAACTCTTCCAGCGCCTGTTCCGGGATTTCCAACTGCCCCGATGTGTTGAAGCCCCGCTTGCCCTGCACATGATGCAGGTTGCGGCGGATGAAGGCAAAGCTGCGCCGGTATTGCTCCAGCAGCGTGCCATCGATGTCTTCGTTGTCCAAGTAGTGCGTATCGTGCAGCACTGTGCCGGGGAAGGCCACGGCCTTCACTTCAAAAGCCGGACGGTAGCGTTGCGGGTGCTTGCCGAACAGCAGCAACCCGGCCAGGTTCAGCTCATGCCCGTTGCCCAGACTGAGGTTTTGCAGCACCTGCTCCAGCGTCTGCCTGGTGAATTCCGTGCTTTGGCCAGAGCGGCTGCTCAGATAGGTTTGGAATACCCTCTCGTCAATGTCCGCCGCCGAACTGCCGGCAACCGGTACCACGTCGGCATAAACCAGCCCGGCACGCTGGAATATACGTTGAAGTTCCTCATGGGCCGTCACGTGCCGTTTGTCAGACCCGTTCTTCACCCACACCCGCCCTTGCAAGTCCATGTAGGGTTTGTTTAGGCCATCAGGTACCGTCATCACAATTACGATGCCATGCTTCGCCGTCTGTATGTTCTCGGTCAGCGGATGTACGGACGGGCGTACATTCTGACTAGCGGCGTTGCTGAGCAACTGGTTTATTCGCCGCACCGCTGCGGCATCTAATCCTGTGATGCTGCCGTCATCGGCCACGCCGATAAACACCTGACCGCCGCCACTGTTAGCAAGGGCAGCGAGTTCGGCGGCTACACTGTCAGCATTGGTAATATCGCGCTTAAATTGCTGGCAGCTATCTTCGCCGCGCACTAGCACTTGCTGCAGTTCTGCCTCATTCATTGTGCTTATAACAGCTGCGCCGTTCCGGTCGGCACTCCTGCATCATGGCTCATAAGTAGCGAAGGTACGGTATTGGAAGTCAAACGGGCTTCTCAACTCTGATAGCGGGCCACTACCCAGCCAGGCACGTCCTCCCATGCTCCGGGTCGAAGCGCTCACCCTTTCTCACCACTGCCCAGGGTCGTTAGCCCCAACGACACCCAGACGATGTGTAGCAGTCTGCGTGCCGCTCCTCGCTGTCTTCCTGGTGGTGACCGTTCCCATTGTCGGAGTGCGCGCCGCTATGGTTGGAGTCGATCACGATCGCCATGCTGGTGGTGCTCGCCGCCGGTAGCGGCCTCCGGCCTATTCGTCGGTCCCTGGCCCGCTTCCCGCCCCCCGCCGCAGTCTGCCTGCTTGCTACCGGCACCACCGGGCGATCACGCCTACCCTTGAGCTGCTCACCCTGCTCGTCCTGCGCACGCGTGGCCAGCCAGATTGCCCCCGTCGCTCTGCTCATCATCTTTCGCTGTCATGATCGAAGCGGATTTTGATCGACGCTGCAGCTCGTCCACGTCGCTGCCCTGGATCTGGCCGCCGGCCCCCGGCCCGCTACTCGTCGTCTCCCAGCTGTTGACGGTCGCCGTCTTCGCGGTGCTCGCCACCGTCGATTCGGATCTGCCCGGTCCTGCTGGCCGACTTCCTGTCCCGCTGCTCACTGGTCTGCTCCCTACAAGTTGGTCCAAAAATTTGGAGGCAGACCAGGAGCACTATCCGATGAGAACCCCAGATTTTTCTACGATGAGCGCTGCCCACCGTCTGTCCTCAGGGATTACAGACCGGGCAATGCATCGGTTGAGCAAATTCCTGGCCTCCCGGAAAGTGTTCTTCCTGCTCGAAACCACAGCCTTTACAGCCATAAATGTCAGTTAAAAGCAGCCCGGTCGGCGTGAGGCACCACTCGCAGGGCAGCCCCTGCCGCCTGCGGACAACCCTAAAGCCCGGCAGACCGCAGCGCGGGCAGCAGGAGCGGACCTTTGCGATCAGATCGTGGGTGGCCTGGGCAATGTTGGCCATGCGCGTCGGATTGTAGAGTGCCCGCATGTCTGTCTCCAGGCGCACCTTGATCCTGCGCTGCAGTTTCTGCTGGAGTACTGTCAGCAGATGCTCTGTCTCGACGATGCCCTTGACGCACTCAGATTCACCG harbors:
- a CDS encoding transposase; its protein translation is MATLSRLGTEEESIPPKSHQQYTDEQKQQAIRIALESDKSVSQVAQDPGIRQTALCRSLRIP
- a CDS encoding Fic family protein; translation: MNEAELQQVLVRGEDSCQQFKRDITNADSVAAELAALANSGGGQVFIGVADDGSITGLDAAAVRRINQLLSNAASQNVRPSVHPLTENIQTAKHGIVIVMTVPDGLNKPYMDLQGRVWVKNGSDKRHVTAHEELQRIFQRAGLVYADVVPVAGSSAADIDERVFQTYLSSRSGQSTEFTRQTLEQVLQNLSLGNGHELNLAGLLLFGKHPQRYRPAFEVKAVAFPGTVLHDTHYLDNEDIDGTLLEQYRRSFAFIRRNLHHVQGKRGFNTSGQLEIPEQALEELLVNALIHRDYFTSASIRLMIFADRVEIISPGHLPDSLNTEAIRHGAANRRNPTLTGHAVHILPYRGLGTGIPRALHDWPAIELIDDVAANQFRVVIQRLTSKNPIGEVTPEVTPEVTPEVTPEVARLLSVLNGEMSRREIMAVLGLKDEKHFRKNYQQGAVTTGLVEMTIPNSPNSRLQKYRLTSAGKAYAAQQKSKEGLA